One region of Candidatus Zixiibacteriota bacterium genomic DNA includes:
- a CDS encoding FecR domain-containing protein, whose protein sequence is MNEHNDYLWDKSGQPDPDIKRLEVLLGRFRYTPKTRPVPRRSAPVWIILPLAAAAALVIWIAGQSRPGANYSVQRLTGNAGEGFTQVSGHSAIRQGEWLETMEESVALIEIGDIGKVRLEPNSRLRVVNIGPKEHRLQLAHGTLHASIWAPPRLFFVETPSAVAVDLGCVYTLSVDSTGRGYVCVEFGEVALEWKGRAVVVPAGALCETRPQDGPGTPLWAGASDEFREILSKYDYAGNAAPILDTLLADAGTCEAFTLWRLLSEVGPEARSRIFDQLAEFAPPPEEVTRDGIVSLDSTMLNIWGYALERDEFIPCRQPCSQALFDNWKTVN, encoded by the coding sequence ATGAACGAGCATAACGACTATTTGTGGGACAAGTCGGGGCAGCCCGATCCCGATATCAAACGACTGGAAGTGTTGCTGGGCCGCTTTCGTTACACGCCGAAGACACGACCAGTACCCCGGCGTTCAGCACCGGTGTGGATCATCCTGCCGCTGGCGGCAGCCGCGGCATTGGTGATCTGGATCGCCGGCCAGTCCCGGCCGGGCGCAAACTACTCCGTGCAACGCCTGACCGGGAACGCGGGGGAAGGATTCACGCAGGTCAGCGGACACTCCGCCATCCGTCAGGGAGAATGGTTGGAGACAATGGAGGAATCGGTTGCCTTAATCGAGATCGGCGACATCGGCAAGGTGCGGCTGGAGCCGAACTCGCGTCTGCGCGTGGTGAACATCGGCCCGAAGGAACATCGACTGCAACTGGCCCACGGGACCCTGCACGCGTCGATCTGGGCGCCGCCGCGTTTGTTCTTCGTGGAGACGCCCTCAGCGGTCGCCGTCGATCTGGGATGCGTCTACACGCTCAGCGTCGATTCGACCGGTCGCGGCTACGTGTGCGTGGAATTCGGCGAGGTCGCGCTCGAATGGAAGGGACGCGCAGTCGTCGTCCCCGCCGGTGCGTTGTGTGAAACGCGCCCACAAGACGGCCCCGGCACACCATTGTGGGCGGGCGCGTCGGATGAATTCCGCGAGATCCTGTCAAAATACGATTATGCCGGCAATGCCGCACCAATTCTCGATACGCTGCTGGCCGATGCCGGAACCTGCGAAGCGTTTACACTCTGGCGACTCCTCTCCGAAGTCGGACCCGAGGCGCGCAGCCGCATCTTCGATCAACTGGCGGAGTTTGCACCGCCTCCGGAGGAGGTCACGCGCGACGGGATCGTGTCGCTGGACTCAACCATGCTGAACATCTGGGGGTACGCACTGGAGCGTGACGAGTTCATCCCCTGCCGTCAGCCATGCTCGCAAGCGCTGTTCGATAATTGGAAAACAGTCAACTGA
- a CDS encoding sigma-70 family RNA polymerase sigma factor: MAEARVRIAVDESALVAAAAAGDRDAFGRLYERYASMVHGVLLARVQRADAEDLMQEVFLSAMRRLGDLRDHASFGGWLLSIARNRANDHHRKRRETDELDMDVVVDHNSTDAHEAVRVLALLRALPEAYREPLALRLVEGLTGPEIAERTGMSHGSVRVNLHRGLQLLREKLGVNHERA; this comes from the coding sequence ATGGCAGAGGCGCGCGTTCGCATCGCAGTCGACGAATCGGCGTTGGTGGCAGCCGCCGCGGCCGGTGACCGTGACGCGTTCGGCCGGTTGTATGAACGCTACGCCTCGATGGTCCATGGCGTTCTGTTGGCCCGCGTGCAGCGCGCGGACGCCGAAGATTTGATGCAGGAGGTGTTCTTGAGTGCGATGCGCCGCCTGGGCGATCTGCGCGACCACGCATCGTTCGGAGGCTGGCTCCTGTCGATCGCGCGCAACCGCGCCAATGATCATCATCGCAAACGACGCGAAACTGACGAACTCGATATGGACGTGGTCGTCGATCACAATTCGACCGACGCGCACGAAGCAGTGCGGGTTTTGGCGCTCCTGCGGGCGCTGCCGGAAGCGTATCGCGAACCCCTGGCACTCCGCCTGGTCGAAGGGCTGACCGGTCCGGAGATCGCCGAGCGCACCGGGATGTCGCACGGTTCGGTGCGCGTCAATCTTCACCGCGGGTTGCAACTCCTGCGCGAGAAACTGGGTGTGAACCATGAACGAGCATAA
- a CDS encoding DJ-1/PfpI family protein, with translation MPLIRLRDILQVALVLWDGAELLDFAGPGEVFSAAGSFAAEEGRSTRVYTVASKPGNVVSQGFVTIIPEYTIADCPDPDIIVLPGGGVRNATDDTAMMRWITQVVSTADYAMSVCTGAFVLGKAGALDGLHATTWYGAIDDFRRAFPNTTVRDSVRFVDNGRIITTEGVSAGIDGALHLVARIFGDEVAVLTARYMQYDRWDPEAGLVRVAPGN, from the coding sequence ATGCCGCTGATCCGTCTGCGCGACATTCTGCAGGTGGCGTTGGTCCTGTGGGATGGCGCCGAACTGCTCGATTTTGCCGGACCAGGGGAGGTTTTCTCCGCGGCCGGGTCATTTGCGGCAGAGGAGGGGCGCTCGACGCGTGTGTATACCGTTGCCTCAAAGCCGGGGAACGTGGTGAGCCAGGGCTTTGTCACCATCATCCCCGAGTACACCATCGCCGACTGCCCCGATCCCGATATCATCGTTTTGCCCGGCGGCGGCGTTCGCAATGCCACCGATGACACGGCGATGATGCGTTGGATCACGCAAGTCGTCTCCACCGCCGATTACGCCATGTCGGTCTGCACCGGAGCGTTCGTTCTTGGGAAAGCCGGCGCTCTCGACGGTCTGCATGCGACCACATGGTATGGCGCAATCGACGATTTCCGGCGCGCGTTCCCCAATACCACCGTGCGCGATAGCGTCCGTTTTGTCGACAACGGACGCATCATCACGACCGAGGGGGTCTCTGCGGGAATCGATGGAGCGTTGCACCTGGTGGCGCGCATTTTCGGCGACGAAGTCGCAGTACTCACGGCGCGATACATGCAATATGATCGCTGGGATCCGGAGGCCGGATTGGTGCGAGTTGCGCCGGGGAATTAG
- the moaA gene encoding GTP 3',8-cyclase MoaA has product MLSATLKSRMGTVDCVDRFGRRPRYLRISVTARCNFRCLYCAPENDEPGRISPNALSDDEIVRLVAILAPLGVRKVRFTGGEPLLRPGLAMLMARIGHMPGIRTIALSTNAYLLEENLDALIAAGLDTVNISCDTLREERFVQITRRHGLDRVRAAIDASLEHPRIRRVKINTVVMRGINDDEIDDLAGLCFHPKVDVRFIEFMPTAEVAYSRDMLVPERELRDHFGPRLRPIDNGDSAAPAKLWTLPDRPGRIGFISTMTHKFCADCTRIRITADGRVANCLFSETLLDLRAMLRGGADNDEMRDSLAGYWRTKAPAHRLEDPSFLGRPTMIAVGG; this is encoded by the coding sequence ATGCTGTCGGCAACCCTCAAATCCCGAATGGGAACGGTCGATTGCGTCGACCGTTTCGGGCGCCGTCCGCGTTACCTGCGCATATCGGTCACGGCGCGGTGCAACTTCCGCTGCCTCTATTGCGCCCCTGAGAACGACGAACCCGGACGCATCAGTCCCAACGCACTCTCCGATGACGAGATCGTTCGGTTGGTGGCAATCCTGGCGCCACTGGGTGTGCGGAAGGTGCGCTTCACCGGAGGTGAGCCGCTGTTGCGTCCGGGACTGGCGATGCTCATGGCGCGGATTGGACATATGCCCGGCATCAGAACCATCGCGCTGTCCACCAATGCGTACCTGTTGGAAGAGAATCTCGATGCCTTGATTGCTGCCGGGCTGGACACCGTCAACATCAGTTGCGACACGCTGCGCGAGGAGCGCTTCGTGCAAATTACGCGCCGTCACGGCCTGGACCGTGTGCGCGCCGCCATCGACGCCAGCCTGGAGCACCCGCGGATCCGACGCGTGAAGATCAACACGGTCGTCATGCGTGGGATCAACGACGATGAAATCGACGATCTCGCCGGCCTCTGCTTTCATCCCAAGGTCGACGTGCGCTTTATCGAGTTTATGCCGACCGCCGAGGTTGCTTACTCACGCGACATGCTGGTGCCGGAGCGTGAACTCCGCGACCATTTCGGCCCGCGGTTGCGTCCGATCGACAACGGCGATTCGGCCGCGCCCGCCAAGCTGTGGACGCTGCCCGACCGCCCCGGCCGCATCGGCTTCATTTCCACCATGACACACAAGTTTTGCGCCGATTGCACGCGCATTCGCATCACGGCTGACGGCCGCGTTGCGAACTGTCTGTTTTCGGAAACGTTACTGGACTTGCGTGCGATGCTGCGCGGCGGCGCCGATAACGACGAGATGCGGGACTCCCTCGCCGGCTACTGGCGCACGAAAGCGCCGGCGCACCGCCTCGAAGATCCGTCGTTTCTCGGCCGTCCGACCATGATCGCCGTCGGCGGCTAA
- a CDS encoding isoprenylcysteine carboxylmethyltransferase family protein, with protein sequence MGRILALGYGALCYVFFLYVFLSAIWFVWTMDDTQATMVPWLRHMLIDAGLLSLFAIQHSVMARHGFKRMWLKLIPRPIERSTYVLAASICLWLIVRFWQPLPETVWEIESPFWITALHVVFWMGWAILLIATFLIDHFELFGLKQVWIYFKGHEFQPPVFATPGFYKFVRHPIYMGFLLGFCATPHMTMGHLLFSIMTTGYILVAIQLEERDLISVFGEQYRVYRSGVSMLVPVPKGRRSG encoded by the coding sequence GTGGGACGCATACTGGCATTGGGATACGGTGCTCTGTGTTATGTCTTTTTCCTCTATGTCTTCCTCAGTGCCATCTGGTTTGTGTGGACGATGGACGACACGCAGGCCACCATGGTCCCATGGCTCAGGCACATGCTGATCGATGCCGGGCTTTTGTCGCTGTTTGCGATCCAACACAGCGTGATGGCGCGGCATGGCTTCAAGCGGATGTGGCTGAAACTGATTCCCCGCCCGATCGAACGCAGCACCTATGTGCTGGCCGCCAGCATTTGCCTGTGGCTCATCGTGCGTTTTTGGCAGCCGCTGCCGGAGACCGTTTGGGAGATCGAAAGCCCGTTCTGGATCACGGCGCTGCATGTCGTCTTCTGGATGGGCTGGGCGATTCTCTTGATCGCTACATTTCTAATTGACCATTTTGAGTTGTTCGGGCTCAAGCAGGTTTGGATTTATTTCAAAGGACACGAATTCCAGCCGCCGGTATTTGCGACGCCGGGCTTCTACAAGTTCGTGCGCCATCCGATCTACATGGGATTTCTGCTGGGGTTTTGTGCGACCCCGCACATGACGATGGGGCACCTGCTTTTTTCCATCATGACCACCGGATACATCCTGGTCGCGATCCAATTGGAGGAACGGGACTTAATCAGCGTCTTCGGCGAACAATACCGCGTTTACCGCAGCGGCGTCTCGATGCTGGTGCCGGTTCCCAAGGGACGACGCAGCGGTTGA
- a CDS encoding UvrD-helicase domain-containing protein: protein MNTHTAQRSDAPQLLDDLNPPQREAVTYGEGPLLILAGAGSGKTRVITYRIAWLLNNGTHPQQILAVTFTNKAAGEMKARVRELVGPVADSMWVSTFHSFCARFLRLEHEAARLPRDFSIYDDGDRSSLLKRVIANLNLPSRTFTPGSVGSAISGAKDQLRDPAAFANLAKDDYDRRIAEIYRQYQQQLDDAGAVDFDDLILRAVDVLTHVARARERWQMRFSYVLVDEYQDTNAAQARLIELLAAPQNNICVVGDDDQSIYAWRGADIRNILDFTSRFPQSQTIRLEQNYRSRPNILEAAHAVVSANINRHPKKLWTDKGPGDKITLIMTPDDRTEAEMVIGRIRLLCDRDNVSGGECVVLYRTNAQSRTFEEALRRYTMPYVLVGGTKFYQRAEVKDVLAYAHLTINGNDGVALERILNKPRRGIGEATIDKLDALRRRSARRWLDVLADSDAVRECVGARAATAIGRFVTALDDIKEARTRMGLAEWCRYLVDTVQLKDAWREDDPVIATTREENVDELFAAMAEYEQTEDAPSLSGFLENAALVTDIDTYQSQQDAVTLMTIHAAKGLEFPVVFITGLEEGLFPLSRSMEKPETLEEERRLFYVAATRAKERLTLTYARTRRRFGSMISIKSRFIEEIPRDHLDIENLIPDIELDGTGLGYNAPGRSWRTGFMQTQKQGRTVARIGSTVAVPRTGIAEALQAGSIIRHPQFGEGEILSIHGSGDGTTCQISFRAGFTKTIMVRYAPLELLRP from the coding sequence GTGAACACACATACAGCGCAACGATCAGACGCTCCGCAACTTTTGGACGACTTGAATCCGCCCCAACGCGAGGCAGTCACTTACGGCGAAGGGCCGCTGTTGATCTTAGCCGGCGCCGGATCGGGCAAGACGCGCGTCATTACCTATCGCATTGCGTGGCTTTTGAACAACGGCACCCATCCGCAGCAGATCCTGGCGGTAACATTCACCAACAAAGCCGCCGGAGAGATGAAAGCGCGTGTGCGCGAGTTGGTCGGGCCGGTCGCCGATTCGATGTGGGTGTCGACCTTTCATTCGTTCTGCGCCCGCTTTCTGCGACTCGAGCATGAAGCGGCGCGTCTGCCGCGCGATTTTTCCATATACGACGACGGTGACCGCTCCAGCTTGCTCAAGCGGGTGATCGCCAATCTCAATCTTCCGTCGCGGACCTTCACGCCCGGCTCGGTCGGGAGCGCAATCTCCGGCGCGAAAGACCAATTGCGCGACCCGGCCGCCTTCGCCAATCTCGCCAAGGATGACTACGACCGCCGCATCGCCGAAATCTATCGACAATACCAGCAGCAACTCGACGATGCCGGCGCGGTCGACTTCGATGATCTGATACTGCGCGCAGTCGACGTCCTGACGCACGTTGCGCGTGCCCGTGAGCGCTGGCAGATGCGGTTTTCGTATGTGCTGGTTGATGAGTATCAGGACACCAATGCGGCGCAGGCGCGGCTGATCGAATTGCTGGCGGCGCCGCAAAACAACATTTGTGTCGTCGGTGACGACGACCAATCGATCTACGCCTGGCGCGGCGCCGATATCAGGAATATCCTCGATTTTACATCACGGTTCCCGCAGTCGCAGACGATTCGTCTGGAGCAGAATTACCGTTCGCGCCCGAATATCCTCGAGGCCGCCCACGCGGTCGTCTCGGCCAACATCAACCGTCACCCCAAGAAACTCTGGACCGACAAAGGGCCAGGTGACAAGATCACGCTCATCATGACACCCGACGACCGCACCGAGGCCGAGATGGTCATCGGACGGATCCGTCTGCTGTGCGACCGCGACAACGTCAGCGGCGGTGAGTGTGTCGTGCTCTACCGCACCAATGCCCAGTCGCGCACGTTCGAGGAAGCGTTGCGCCGTTACACGATGCCGTATGTGCTGGTCGGCGGCACGAAGTTCTATCAGCGCGCCGAGGTCAAAGACGTGCTCGCGTACGCGCACTTAACCATCAACGGCAATGACGGCGTGGCGCTCGAACGGATCCTCAACAAGCCGCGCCGCGGCATCGGTGAGGCGACGATCGATAAGCTCGATGCCCTGCGCCGCCGCAGCGCGCGCCGTTGGCTCGATGTGCTGGCCGATTCCGACGCGGTGCGCGAATGTGTCGGTGCGCGCGCCGCGACCGCGATCGGGCGGTTTGTTACCGCCCTCGACGACATCAAAGAGGCCCGAACGCGCATGGGGCTGGCTGAGTGGTGCCGCTACCTGGTCGACACGGTGCAACTGAAGGACGCCTGGCGCGAGGATGATCCCGTCATCGCAACCACGCGTGAGGAAAACGTCGACGAACTCTTCGCCGCCATGGCCGAATACGAACAGACCGAGGATGCGCCGTCGTTGTCCGGTTTCCTCGAAAATGCGGCGCTGGTCACCGACATCGACACTTACCAATCCCAACAGGACGCGGTGACCTTGATGACCATCCACGCCGCCAAAGGACTGGAGTTTCCGGTCGTCTTCATCACCGGCTTGGAGGAGGGACTCTTTCCGTTGTCGCGCTCGATGGAAAAGCCGGAAACGCTCGAGGAAGAGCGCCGCTTGTTCTATGTTGCCGCGACGCGCGCGAAGGAGCGGCTGACCCTGACCTACGCTCGCACCCGACGTCGTTTCGGGTCGATGATCTCGATCAAATCACGCTTCATCGAGGAAATTCCGCGCGACCATCTCGACATCGAGAATCTGATTCCCGACATCGAGCTGGACGGCACCGGCCTGGGATACAATGCCCCCGGACGATCCTGGCGCACCGGATTCATGCAGACTCAGAAGCAAGGACGCACAGTCGCGCGCATCGGCTCGACGGTCGCGGTGCCGCGGACCGGCATCGCCGAGGCGCTGCAAGCCGGATCCATCATCCGGCACCCGCAATTCGGTGAAGGGGAAATCCTCTCGATTCACGGATCCGGCGACGGCACCACTTGTCAGATTTCCTTCCGTGCCGGATTCACCAAGACAATCATGGTGCGCTACGCGCCGCTGGAACTGTTGCGGCCCTGA
- a CDS encoding glycosyltransferase family 4 protein: protein MFGPKRILCLFDRALDHWPASCFDPFNLHPLANGDSVEIAAVVLHGTDTGNTAREGQVSIQRLDLPDVENRGLIAGLAGRMQARRVLAQTVAEYQPDCVVASGLHARLHGLTAAARLGVSQRVAVIDDMGFATSVLTLGALKLANQQATRFVATSYAGARRLVHQEAVERTRIEIIPNGVDALELERRTPESIAEAKHVMGFSTAQPLILMAAPFERKSDHRTFLEAAGFLRTVQPDARFVVLGTGDRSATDEWNRTLNECGVRERIIDDANRSHLMQWLAAADIGVLTGYGESCPPMLLTYMAAGLPLIAANAGGNPEIVRHGETGYLATIREPDQWAMYMTVLVLSQELSDRFALAARQRALIEYSGDRARRRWADLLHSVGVVALR from the coding sequence ATGTTCGGACCCAAACGCATCCTCTGCCTGTTCGACCGCGCGCTCGATCACTGGCCCGCGTCGTGCTTCGATCCGTTCAACCTGCATCCCTTGGCAAACGGCGATTCGGTCGAGATCGCAGCCGTCGTGCTCCACGGAACGGATACCGGGAATACCGCGCGCGAAGGTCAGGTCTCGATCCAGCGGTTGGACTTGCCTGATGTTGAGAATCGCGGGCTCATCGCAGGTCTTGCAGGACGCATGCAGGCGCGACGGGTGCTGGCTCAAACGGTCGCCGAATATCAGCCCGATTGCGTCGTCGCATCCGGTCTGCATGCCCGTTTGCACGGTCTGACGGCGGCGGCCCGTCTCGGCGTGTCCCAACGCGTCGCCGTTATCGACGACATGGGATTCGCAACGTCCGTCCTGACGCTCGGGGCGCTTAAGCTCGCCAACCAGCAGGCGACCAGGTTTGTGGCGACGTCGTATGCGGGGGCGCGGCGGCTGGTGCATCAGGAAGCCGTCGAACGAACACGGATTGAGATCATCCCCAACGGCGTCGATGCGCTGGAGTTGGAACGGCGCACACCCGAATCGATTGCCGAGGCCAAGCATGTCATGGGGTTTTCGACGGCACAGCCGCTCATTCTGATGGCGGCGCCATTTGAGAGGAAAAGCGATCACCGCACTTTCCTGGAAGCCGCCGGGTTCCTGCGCACGGTACAGCCCGATGCGCGTTTCGTGGTGCTCGGCACGGGCGATCGGTCGGCGACGGACGAATGGAATCGGACACTCAATGAATGCGGGGTCCGTGAACGCATCATCGACGATGCCAACCGCTCGCACCTGATGCAGTGGCTCGCGGCAGCCGACATCGGCGTCCTCACCGGCTACGGTGAAAGCTGCCCGCCGATGCTGCTGACCTACATGGCCGCCGGGCTGCCGTTGATCGCCGCCAACGCCGGCGGCAATCCGGAGATCGTCCGCCACGGTGAAACCGGATACCTGGCGACCATCCGCGAGCCCGACCAATGGGCCATGTACATGACCGTGCTGGTGCTCTCGCAGGAACTCTCCGATCGATTCGCCCTCGCCGCGCGTCAGCGCGCGCTCATCGAGTACTCCGGCGACCGCGCCCGCCGTCGCTGGGCCGATCTTCTGCATTCGGTCGGTGTGGTCGCGCTGCGTTAG
- a CDS encoding efflux RND transporter permease subunit: MLNRLIAFSLGHRTLVLLTAALVLVVGTVWTLEVPIDVFPDLTAPTVTVITEAQGLGPEEIELLITFPLESAINGAPGVRRVRSVSADGISVIWVEFQWTEDVYRARQVVTERIQPVSLPDQIEAPQLGPISSIMGEITFIALTADSDSVSPMELRRLAEIVLRRNLLAISGISQVTPIGGDVREFQVELDPAKMTQHGVDVDEVVGALAGVTQSPAAGFHVDQGEEYLVRGLGRARTTFDLAASPVRVHDGIPLRIGDLATVREGPEPKRGTASYRMQPAVILSVQKQPGANTLELTEAIDRVLLELERTLPTGVRIEKENFRQADFISVAIHNVAIAMRDGAILVMAILLLFLGNLRTTLISAIALPLSLVSGILAISLFGLSINTMTLGGLTIAIGALVDDAIIDVENVFRRLRENRAQPPEDRRPALDVVFGASSEVRAAIFFATLIIGLVFVPLFFLPGMEGRLLRPLGFAYIAALAASLLVSLTVTPVLCYYLLPNSRALDKRESLLMRSLKRAYRPSLEIALRKRGLVIGLTAVAFIAALGLLPFLGRSFLPPFNEGSLTVAIVSVPGITLAESDALGRQVEAVLLAFPEVISTSRRTGRAEKDEHVQGVNASEMEVVLQPGRPKAELLAAMRGAVATIPGVNVSFGQPISHRIDHMISGSKSNLAVKIFGPDLSVLRSLSTRCEQVLRDVPGIVDLSNTEQSSIPQLLIDFDRRAMARHGLSTTSLARTVEAMFQGTEVGEIVEDGVASRIAVRFPERLRDERERLRTLPVITPTGHAIRLADVADVRFDLGPSMVRRESVQRVAMLTANIEGADLAGPVEEARHRIDNSVPLPTGYRIVFGGQFEEAVKSVRNLIVLGVLILLATYAILYRAFGNHRHTLIVLVNLPLALIGGIVAVALGAKTMSIATLVGFITLFGIATRNGVLLVSHYQHLMRDEGMSLPDAIRTGSLQRLGPVLMTALCAGLALIPLVIAGQEPGNEIQSPMGQVILGGLLTSTFLNMILVPVLFSRWGSSHTGADKA; the protein is encoded by the coding sequence ATGCTGAATCGTCTCATCGCATTCTCCCTCGGCCACCGGACGCTGGTTCTGTTGACGGCCGCTCTGGTTCTGGTCGTCGGCACCGTATGGACACTCGAAGTGCCGATCGACGTATTCCCGGATCTGACGGCGCCGACCGTGACCGTCATCACCGAGGCCCAGGGTCTCGGCCCCGAAGAAATCGAACTGTTGATCACATTCCCGCTCGAGTCGGCCATCAATGGCGCACCCGGAGTTCGGAGAGTGCGCTCGGTCTCGGCCGATGGCATCTCGGTCATATGGGTCGAGTTTCAATGGACCGAGGACGTCTACCGCGCCCGCCAGGTCGTGACGGAGAGAATCCAGCCCGTTTCACTGCCCGATCAGATCGAAGCGCCGCAACTCGGACCGATCAGTTCGATTATGGGGGAAATCACTTTTATCGCGCTGACTGCGGATTCCGACAGCGTTTCGCCGATGGAGCTTCGTCGTCTGGCGGAGATCGTCTTGCGTCGCAATCTGCTGGCGATTTCCGGCATCTCGCAGGTCACGCCCATCGGCGGCGATGTGCGAGAGTTCCAGGTGGAACTGGATCCCGCGAAGATGACTCAGCACGGCGTCGATGTCGATGAGGTCGTCGGCGCCCTCGCCGGCGTGACCCAGAGTCCGGCCGCCGGATTTCACGTTGATCAGGGGGAAGAGTACCTCGTTCGGGGACTGGGTCGGGCTCGGACCACTTTCGACCTCGCCGCATCTCCGGTCCGTGTTCATGACGGTATTCCATTGCGCATCGGCGATTTGGCAACGGTACGAGAAGGCCCCGAGCCCAAGCGCGGCACTGCGTCGTACCGGATGCAACCGGCCGTCATCCTCAGTGTGCAAAAGCAGCCCGGAGCAAACACGCTCGAGTTGACCGAAGCGATTGACCGGGTGCTGTTGGAATTGGAACGGACTCTGCCCACCGGCGTCCGTATCGAAAAAGAAAATTTCCGGCAAGCCGACTTCATCAGCGTCGCCATCCACAACGTCGCCATCGCCATGCGTGACGGGGCCATCCTCGTCATGGCCATACTCCTGCTGTTCCTCGGCAATCTGCGCACCACTCTGATCTCGGCGATCGCACTGCCACTGTCGTTGGTGTCCGGAATCTTGGCGATTTCCCTGTTTGGTCTATCGATCAATACGATGACGCTCGGTGGCCTGACCATCGCAATCGGCGCTCTCGTCGATGACGCCATCATCGATGTTGAGAATGTGTTCCGCAGACTGCGTGAAAACCGCGCCCAGCCGCCGGAGGATCGCCGGCCGGCGCTTGATGTGGTCTTCGGCGCATCGTCCGAGGTGCGGGCCGCCATCTTCTTTGCCACGTTGATCATCGGGCTTGTGTTCGTGCCGCTGTTCTTTCTGCCGGGAATGGAAGGACGCCTGCTGCGGCCGTTGGGATTTGCCTACATCGCGGCGCTGGCCGCCTCGCTGTTGGTTTCGCTCACGGTGACGCCGGTCCTCTGTTATTACCTGTTGCCGAATTCGCGAGCCCTGGACAAGAGAGAGTCACTGCTCATGCGCTCGCTGAAGCGCGCCTACCGGCCGTCCCTCGAAATCGCGTTGCGAAAACGGGGTCTCGTCATTGGCCTGACGGCAGTTGCGTTCATTGCTGCACTGGGCCTGTTGCCGTTCCTTGGACGCAGTTTCCTCCCGCCGTTCAATGAGGGATCGCTGACGGTTGCCATTGTGAGTGTGCCCGGCATCACACTGGCTGAAAGCGATGCCCTCGGACGCCAAGTCGAGGCGGTGTTACTGGCGTTTCCTGAAGTCATCTCTACCAGCCGCCGAACCGGACGCGCCGAGAAAGACGAACATGTTCAGGGCGTCAATGCATCGGAGATGGAGGTCGTATTGCAGCCCGGACGCCCAAAAGCGGAGCTGCTGGCCGCCATGCGGGGTGCAGTCGCCACGATCCCCGGAGTCAACGTCAGCTTCGGCCAACCGATCAGCCATCGCATCGACCACATGATCTCCGGCAGCAAATCAAACCTCGCCGTGAAAATCTTCGGACCCGATCTCTCGGTTCTGCGAAGTCTGTCCACGCGGTGCGAACAGGTCTTGCGCGACGTGCCGGGAATCGTGGACCTGAGCAACACCGAGCAGTCCAGTATCCCGCAGCTTCTCATCGATTTTGACCGCAGAGCGATGGCCCGGCATGGTTTGAGCACCACGTCGTTGGCGCGAACGGTCGAGGCGATGTTTCAGGGAACGGAAGTCGGAGAGATCGTGGAGGACGGCGTCGCCTCCCGCATCGCCGTCCGGTTTCCGGAGCGTCTGCGCGACGAACGGGAGCGCTTGCGCACGCTTCCGGTCATCACTCCGACGGGGCATGCGATTCGATTGGCGGATGTCGCCGATGTCCGCTTCGATCTGGGGCCGAGCATGGTCCGCCGGGAAAGTGTCCAGCGCGTGGCGATGCTCACGGCCAATATCGAGGGCGCCGATCTGGCCGGTCCCGTTGAGGAAGCGCGACACCGGATCGACAATTCCGTGCCCCTTCCCACCGGATATCGGATCGTTTTCGGCGGCCAGTTCGAGGAAGCCGTCAAGAGCGTGCGAAACCTGATCGTGTTGGGCGTGTTGATCCTGCTGGCGACCTATGCGATCCTGTACCGCGCGTTCGGCAATCACCGTCACACGCTGATTGTGCTCGTCAATCTCCCGCTGGCGCTCATCGGCGGGATCGTCGCAGTGGCGCTGGGGGCCAAGACAATGAGCATCGCGACGTTGGTCGGATTCATCACGCTCTTCGGGATTGCGACCCGGAACGGCGTGTTATTGGTGTCGCATTATCAGCATCTGATGCGCGACGAAGGCATGTCGCTGCCCGATGCAATCCGAACCGGCTCTCTGCAGCGTCTCGGACCTGTCCTGATGACCGCACTGTGCGCGGGGCTGGCGCTCATCCCGCTCGTGATTGCCGGTCAGGAACCGGGGAATGAAATCCAGAGTCCCATGGGGCAGGTGATATTGGGAGGACTGCTGACTTCAACGTTTCTGAACATGATCCTCGTGCCGGTGCTGTTCTCGCGATGGGGGTCTTCACACACTGGTGCCGACAAAGCTTAA